The Exiguobacterium mexicanum genome includes a window with the following:
- a CDS encoding DUF5366 family protein, whose amino-acid sequence MKTNVYLLSYAPLIGIILFSMSLAIATSEYVIQWLTRVGVYSEIIALLSVQESKVLVLVVFFTIYFMLFSAFKLVADTFNQLGFAFFARETNGSSLHRLKPGATIFLVGSGISFLFLNSLLAVIAVLLGTFVLYLFYYIWQVSQLMSTFRAIGLLLIQAMMWAILLSGLAWAMLRLFNSVGDIIL is encoded by the coding sequence ATGAAAACAAACGTGTACTTGTTAAGCTATGCCCCGTTGATTGGGATCATTCTATTCTCGATGTCACTCGCCATTGCCACGAGTGAGTATGTGATTCAATGGCTGACGCGTGTCGGCGTGTACAGCGAAATCATCGCCTTGTTGTCCGTCCAAGAGTCGAAAGTGCTCGTGCTCGTCGTGTTCTTTACCATTTACTTTATGCTGTTCAGCGCCTTCAAGCTCGTCGCCGATACGTTCAACCAACTCGGGTTCGCATTCTTTGCGCGTGAGACGAACGGTAGCTCGTTGCATCGGTTGAAGCCAGGCGCGACGATTTTTCTCGTCGGCTCAGGGATTAGCTTCTTGTTTTTAAATTCGCTGCTTGCGGTCATTGCGGTACTGCTCGGCACGTTCGTTCTCTATTTGTTCTATTACATATGGCAAGTCAGCCAGTTGATGTCGACGTTTCGTGCCATCGGTCTACTGTTAATTCAAGCCATGATGTGGGCGATTCTTTTGAGCGGCCTCGCTTGGGCCATGCTCCGCTTGTTTAACTCGGTCGGGGATATCATTCTATGA
- the trmL gene encoding tRNA (uridine(34)/cytosine(34)/5-carboxymethylaminomethyluridine(34)-2'-O)-methyltransferase TrmL, which yields MAIHVVMFQPEIPANTGNVSRTCAATNSVLHLIRPLGFSTDDKMLKRAGLDYWQFVDVRYHDSLDELWAKHPDGEFFYITKYGEQYPSDLDVSAVDKDYFFVFGRETKGLPMEVIEDNLDRCIRLPQSNLVRSLNVSNTAAIIVYEALRQQGYAGLK from the coding sequence ATGGCAATCCATGTAGTAATGTTCCAACCAGAAATCCCGGCAAATACGGGTAACGTCTCGCGCACATGTGCGGCGACGAATTCCGTGCTCCATTTGATTCGTCCGTTAGGTTTCTCGACGGACGACAAAATGCTCAAACGGGCCGGGCTCGACTATTGGCAATTCGTCGACGTCCGTTATCACGACTCGCTCGATGAACTGTGGGCCAAACACCCGGACGGAGAGTTCTTCTACATTACCAAGTATGGGGAACAGTACCCAAGTGATCTCGATGTGTCTGCGGTTGATAAAGATTATTTCTTTGTCTTCGGACGCGAGACGAAAGGGTTGCCGATGGAAGTGATCGAGGACAACCTCGACCGCTGCATCCGTTTACCCCAATCGAACCTCGTTCGGTCGCTCAACGTCTCAAACACGGCGGCCATCATCGTTTATGAGGCGCTCCGTCAACAAGGATATGCTGGATTGAAATAA
- a CDS encoding methylated-DNA--[protein]-cysteine S-methyltransferase produces the protein MSSKWGTLAYELNAQGKLCALDFAETEADDGSAPSWLTDLIERVEQNGLQPSDREWIEMKGTVFQQEVWDALLTIPFGETRSYKQIAEQIGRPKAVRAVGQALNRNPLPVIFPCHRVVGSGGQLTGFGGGLHQKQRLLDLEQVK, from the coding sequence GTGTCATCTAAATGGGGTACATTGGCGTATGAATTGAACGCGCAAGGGAAACTATGCGCGTTAGACTTTGCGGAGACGGAAGCAGATGACGGATCGGCGCCGAGTTGGCTGACCGACCTGATTGAACGCGTGGAGCAAAATGGGCTTCAACCGTCTGACCGCGAGTGGATCGAGATGAAGGGGACCGTCTTCCAACAAGAAGTATGGGATGCGTTATTGACGATCCCATTCGGGGAAACGCGTTCGTATAAACAAATCGCTGAACAGATCGGCCGCCCGAAAGCGGTTCGGGCGGTCGGCCAGGCGTTGAACCGCAATCCGTTGCCCGTCATTTTCCCATGCCATCGCGTCGTCGGCAGCGGAGGGCAACTGACCGGGTTCGGAGGCGGCCTTCATCAAAAACAACGATTACTTGATCTCGAACAAGTGAAGTGA
- the queG gene encoding tRNA epoxyqueuosine(34) reductase QueG produces MDPETLKQKIVAYATTIGIDELKVTTADPFIVMKQRLVKQQEKGFASGFEEPDLDKRTTPTLLLDEAQSIIAIAIAYPSKLKDAPRSVADERRGLFARASWGLDYHRAVGSRLEQLQAYIEQLVPGVRTRSMVDTGELVDRAVAERAGIGFSGKNCSIISPEKGSYLYLGEMILDTYLPPDEMIEDGCGECTKCMTACPTTALIEPGVLDAKRCIAYLTQMKTLMPREFRSKLGGRLYGCDTCQQVCPYNRKKDWRHHEELLPEAEIVKPLLVPLLNLSNREFKAKFGHLSGAWRGKKPIQRNAILALAHYREPSAVPVLEDFIRQDEREDMRATAVWAIGAILGAEAETIYRQIESTETSELVHEEIRLFREEWDREDRVI; encoded by the coding sequence ATGGACCCGGAGACACTCAAACAGAAGATTGTAGCATATGCGACGACGATCGGGATTGACGAGTTGAAAGTGACGACCGCCGACCCGTTCATCGTCATGAAGCAACGTCTCGTGAAGCAGCAAGAGAAGGGATTCGCCTCGGGGTTCGAGGAGCCTGACTTGGACAAACGGACGACGCCGACGCTGTTGCTCGACGAAGCGCAGTCGATCATCGCCATCGCCATCGCGTATCCGAGCAAATTGAAAGATGCGCCGCGAAGTGTTGCCGATGAACGACGGGGCTTGTTCGCCCGGGCATCGTGGGGGCTCGACTACCATCGCGCCGTCGGCTCAAGGCTCGAGCAACTGCAAGCGTATATTGAACAGCTCGTCCCGGGCGTCCGGACACGCTCGATGGTCGACACGGGAGAACTCGTCGACCGTGCCGTCGCCGAACGGGCCGGAATCGGCTTCAGTGGGAAAAACTGCTCGATTATCTCGCCGGAGAAGGGGTCGTACCTTTATTTAGGGGAGATGATCCTCGACACATACTTACCACCGGACGAGATGATTGAGGACGGCTGTGGCGAGTGTACGAAATGTATGACGGCTTGTCCGACGACGGCGCTCATCGAACCAGGTGTCCTTGATGCCAAGCGTTGTATCGCCTATTTGACCCAAATGAAGACGCTTATGCCGCGCGAGTTTCGTTCGAAGCTCGGCGGGCGGCTTTACGGTTGCGACACGTGCCAACAAGTCTGTCCGTATAATCGGAAAAAAGATTGGCGCCATCACGAGGAACTGCTTCCTGAAGCTGAAATCGTCAAACCGTTGCTCGTCCCGTTACTGAACTTGAGCAATAGGGAGTTCAAAGCGAAGTTTGGCCATCTGTCTGGCGCATGGCGCGGCAAAAAGCCGATTCAGCGAAATGCGATTTTAGCATTGGCCCATTATCGGGAACCATCGGCCGTGCCGGTGCTCGAAGACTTCATTCGACAAGATGAGCGCGAAGACATGCGGGCGACGGCCGTCTGGGCGATCGGTGCGATTCTCGGAGCCGAAGCCGAGACGATTTATCGACAAATCGAGTCGACGGAGACGTCTGAGCTCGTACATGAAGAGATTCGATTGTTCCGAGAGGAGTGGGACCGTGAAGACCGTGTCATCTAA
- a CDS encoding fatty acid desaturase, which yields MSKEKIAQLRKHVSPFEKADVKKSVRQMINTILPFLAAWILAYQALQISVFLTIPLAIVAAGFVVRMFIIFHDCTHGSFFKNKKANGIVGTIMGILTLFPYEKWKREHSIHHASSGNLDKRGVGDIWVMTIEEYVEASKWTRLQYRLYRNPLVMFGLGPLFLILITSRFNRKDARKKERNNTYLINLSLVVLYALVIALVGWKAFLIVQGTTMFTAGVLGIWLFYVQHTFEDSYFEDESEWDYVKAAIEGSSYYELPKVLQWVTGNIGFHHVHHLSPRVPNYNLEQAHTATPPLQKATTIGLFSSLKSLRYKLYDAKNKTFVTFRDIKHLLREPKTSSL from the coding sequence ATGAGTAAAGAAAAAATCGCCCAGCTCCGGAAACACGTCTCGCCGTTTGAAAAGGCCGATGTGAAGAAGAGCGTCCGGCAGATGATCAACACGATCTTGCCGTTTCTTGCCGCCTGGATTCTTGCCTATCAGGCGCTCCAAATTTCGGTCTTCTTGACCATTCCGCTCGCCATCGTGGCAGCAGGCTTCGTCGTCCGGATGTTCATCATTTTCCACGACTGCACGCATGGTTCGTTTTTCAAAAATAAGAAAGCGAACGGCATCGTCGGGACGATCATGGGTATCTTGACGTTATTCCCGTATGAGAAGTGGAAACGAGAGCATTCGATTCATCATGCCTCGAGTGGGAATTTAGATAAGCGGGGAGTCGGTGACATTTGGGTCATGACAATCGAAGAGTACGTCGAAGCTTCGAAGTGGACTCGTCTCCAATATCGTCTCTATCGTAACCCGCTCGTCATGTTCGGCCTTGGACCTTTGTTCCTGATCCTTATCACGAGCCGCTTCAACCGGAAAGACGCACGTAAGAAAGAGCGCAACAACACGTATCTCATCAACCTGTCTCTCGTCGTGCTCTACGCACTCGTCATCGCGCTCGTCGGATGGAAAGCATTCTTGATCGTTCAAGGAACGACGATGTTCACGGCAGGCGTCCTCGGGATTTGGTTGTTCTATGTCCAACATACGTTCGAAGACTCGTATTTTGAGGACGAGAGCGAATGGGATTATGTGAAAGCAGCAATTGAAGGGAGCTCGTATTATGAGTTGCCTAAAGTGTTGCAGTGGGTGACGGGAAACATTGGTTTCCATCACGTGCATCACTTGAGCCCACGCGTACCGAACTATAACCTTGAACAAGCCCATACGGCGACACCGCCGCTCCAGAAAGCGACGACGATCGGTCTGTTCTCTAGTTTGAAATCGCTGCGCTATAAGCTATATGATGCTAAAAACAAGACGTTCGTCACGTTCCGAGATATTAAACATTTGCTTCGGGAACCAAAGACATCGTCATTGTAA
- a CDS encoding DUF6241 domain-containing protein: MFQKIKNLITPKRLIIMASVFILLIPVFFVSYTFYKNLSQGVENKDLDDKYAKRVKELQIEVSKEDPLDRRGNSTAKTRVELEVSFNEEKPSRTGLIKNMHLMTHQKISARSKWGAIPMTPDNIQQSADYLELLKTKFKIGDSMYSELKTMLDHWSQGDFSKADKEQDRLLHFLQASRGFSNGLATKNEEELFILNNFGPEYLNTLDETTYTSYKESSQ, encoded by the coding sequence TTGTTTCAGAAAATAAAAAATTTGATCACACCTAAGCGATTGATCATCATGGCGAGCGTCTTTATCTTGCTTATCCCAGTCTTCTTTGTCAGCTATACGTTCTATAAAAATTTGAGTCAAGGCGTCGAAAATAAAGACCTTGATGACAAATATGCAAAGCGAGTCAAAGAGTTACAAATCGAAGTTTCTAAAGAAGACCCATTAGATCGGAGAGGCAACTCCACCGCAAAGACGCGTGTTGAATTGGAGGTCTCCTTCAATGAAGAGAAACCGAGCCGAACTGGATTGATTAAAAACATGCACTTGATGACACATCAAAAAATATCGGCCCGTTCCAAATGGGGAGCGATTCCGATGACCCCAGACAATATACAACAGTCCGCTGACTATTTGGAGCTCCTAAAAACTAAATTCAAAATTGGTGACAGTATGTACTCGGAATTGAAAACGATGCTCGATCACTGGTCGCAAGGTGACTTCTCTAAAGCGGACAAAGAACAAGATCGTTTGTTGCACTTCCTCCAAGCGAGTAGAGGTTTCTCGAACGGATTAGCTACCAAGAATGAAGAAGAACTCTTTATCTTAAACAACTTCGGACCTGAATACTTGAACACGTTGGATGAAACGACGTACACGTCATATAAAGAATCATCTCAATGA